One region of Wyeomyia smithii strain HCP4-BCI-WySm-NY-G18 chromosome 3, ASM2978416v1, whole genome shotgun sequence genomic DNA includes:
- the LOC129729110 gene encoding uncharacterized protein LOC129729110, protein MNEVSVTGAELIAIKVALEVVNDESLEQYVIFTDSKSACEILDNAKQQSKREEIINDILVLASRWKVSIQWIPSHVGDKGNDLADDLAKQGAEGKHCETLDNSISYSDVYLILKKRKQFQANDWYKEYGKEKGKKPS, encoded by the coding sequence ATGAATGAGGTAAGCGTAACAGGAGCTGAACTAATAGCGATAAAAGTAGCGTTGGAAGTAGTCAATGATGAAAGTTTAGAACAGTACGTTATTTTCACGGACTCCAAGTCAGCATGCGAAATCCTAGACAATGCGAAACAACAATCGAAACGAGAAGAGATAATCAACGATATCCTGGTGCTGGCATCCCGCTGGAAGGTGTCCATACAGTGGATTCCTAGCCATGTCGGTGATAAAGGCAATGATTTGGCAGACGACCTTGCCAAGCAAGGAGCAGAGGGAAAACACTGCGAAACATTGGATAATTCCATATCATATAGCGATGTGTACTTGATCctgaaaaaacgaaaacaatttcaagctAACGATTGGTACAAAGAATATGgaaaggaaaaaggaaaaaaacctTCATAG
- the LOC129727288 gene encoding N-alpha-acetyltransferase 20 — translation MTTLRPFTCNDMFKFNKVNLDPLTETYCLSFYMQYLAHWPEYFQVAESPSGEIMGYIMGKAAGQGENWHGHVTALTVSPDYRRLGLAATLMNFLEDVSEKKRCYFVDLFVRVSNKVAIDMYTKLGYIVYRTVLEYYVGDPDEDAYDMRKACSRDVQRKSVIPLTHPVRPDEVD, via the exons ATGACGACCCTCCGGCCTTTCACCTGTAACGATATGTTTAAATTCAACAAAGT AAATCTGGACCCGCTGACGGAAACTTACTGTCTGTCATTCTACATGCAGTACTTGGCCCACTGGCCGGAGTATTTTCAGGTAGCAGAATCACCGAGTGGTGAAATAATGGGTTACATTATGGGTAAAGCGGCCGGTCAGGGAGAGAACTGGCACGGCCATGTGACGGCACTAACCGTATCACCTGACTATCGCCGTTTAGGGCTAGCTGCAACACTCATGAACTTTCTGGAGGATGTGTCGGAGAAAAAACGCTGCTACTTTGTCGATTTGTTCGTGCGAGTAAGCAATAAAGTTGCCATCGACATGTACACCAAGCTGGGTTACATAGTGTACCGGACGGTACTCGAGTATTATGTTGGCGATCCCGACGAGGATGCGTACGATATGAGGAAAGCATGCTCGCGGGACGTACAACGCAAATCGGTAATCCCGTTGACGCATCCGGTACGCCCGGATGAGGTAGACTGA
- the LOC129727287 gene encoding protein crooked neck encodes MEKPQKMPKVAKVKNKAPAEIQITAEQLLREAKERDLEILPPPPKQKISDAAELADYQQRKRKTFEDNLRKNRMVVSNWIKYAQWEESQKEIQRARSIWERAIDNDHRNITIWLKYAEMEMKNRQVNHARNLWDRAVTVLPRVNQFWYKYTYMEEMLENVAGARQVFERWMEWQPEEQAWQTYINFELRYKEIDRARQIYERFVMVHPEIKNWIKFARFEEAHGFIHGARSVYERAIEFFGDDNTDERLFIAFARFEEGQKEHDRVRVIYKYALEHLPKDRTGELYKAYTIHEKKYGDRSGIEDVIVSKRKFQYEQEVAENPTNYDAWFDYLRLVENEANVELIRETYERAIANVPPAKDKNLWRRYIYLWINYALYEELETEDLERTRQIYKTCLELIPHKVFTFSKIWLLYAQFEIRCKNLQVARKTLGMAIGMCPRDKLFRGYIDLEIQLREFDRCRILYEKFLEFAPENCITWMKFAELESLLGDIDRARAIYELAIQQPRLDMPELLWKSYIDFEVQQSEFELGRQLYERLLERTTHVKVWISYAKFEMAAEIEDNINVQLSRRVYERANDSLKNVAEKESRVLVLEAWRDFEKEHGDADSLRKVMLKMPRKVKKRQKIVSESGVEEGWEEVFDFIFPEDEMARPNLKLLAAAKNWKKQKDVPSAVPTPLSSTAEINPVTSSPDKDTAKQPEES; translated from the exons ATGGAAAAACCACAGAAAATGCCCAAGGTGGCGAAG GTAAAAAACAAAGCTCCGGCGGAGATTCAGATCACCGCTGAACAGCTGCTGCGAGAGGCTAAAGAGCGCGATTTGGAAATCCTGCCACCGCCTCCCAAACAAAAAATCTCCGATGCCGCCGAATTGGCCGATTATCAACAGAGAAAGCGCAAAACGTTCGAGGACAATTTACGCAAAAATCGAATGGTCGTGAGCAACTGGATCAAGTACGCCCAGTGGGAAGAGTCGCAGAAGGAAATCCAACGAGCGCGTTCCATCTGGGAGCGGGCGATCGACAATGATCACCGTAACATTACCATTTGGCTGAAATATGCCGAGATGGAGATGAAAAATCGCCAGGTGAATCATGCGCGCAATTTATGGGATCGTGCCGTTACGGTACTGCCCCGGGTTAATCAGTTCTGGTACAAGTACACCTACATGGAGGAAATGCTGGAAAATGTTGCTGGTGCGAGGCAAGTATTTGAACGGTGGATGGAATGGCAACCGGAGGAGCAAGCCTGGCAGACTTACATTAATTTTGAACTACGCTACAAGGAGATCGACCGAGCGAGACAGATTTATGAACGCTTCGTGATGGTACATCCAGAAATCAAGAATTGGATCAAGTTTGCGCGTTTCGAAGAGGCGCATGGCTTTATTCATGGTGCTCGGTCGGTTTACGAGCGTGCCATCGAGTTTTTTGGCGATGATAACACCGATGAACGGTTGTTTATTGCATTTGCACGGTTCGAGGAAGGTCAAAAAGAACACGACCGAGTGAGAGTTATTTACAAATACGCGCTGGAACACTTGCCGAAGGATCGAACCGGAGAGCTGTACAAGGCGTATACAATTCATGAGAAGAAGTACGGAGATCGGTCGGGAATTGAAGATGTGATTGTTTCGAAAAGAAAATTCCAATACGAGCAGGAAGTCGCCGAAAATCCAACAAACTACGATGCTTGGTTCGATTATTTGAGATTGGTTGAAAACGAAGCTAATGTGGAATTGATACGAGAGACGTACGAAAGAGCTATCGCAAATGTTCCTCCTGCGAAGGATAAGAACCTTTGGCGTAGATATATTTATTTGTGGATTAACTATGCCTTGTATGAAGAACTGGAAACAGAGGATTTGGAACGAACGCGTCAAATATACAAAACATGTCTTGAGTTGATTCCTCACAAAGTTTTCACCTTCAGCAAAATATGGTTACTCTATGCTCAATTCGAAATTCGATGTAAAAACCTGCAGGTGGCACGAAAAACGCTAGGCATGGCCATTGGTATGTGTCCGCGGGATAAACTTTTCCGTGGTTATATCGATTTGGAGATTCAACTACGAGAATTTGATCGGTGTCGAATTCTGTATGAAAAGTTCCTTGAATTCGCTCCGGAAAACTGCATCACGTGGATGAAGTTTGCAGAATTGGAATCTCTGCTCGGAGATATCGATAGAGCACGAGCCATTTATGAGTTGGCTATCCAGCAGCCTCGTCTTGACATGCCAGAACTACTGTGGAAAAGTTATATTGACTTCGAGGTGCAGCAAAGTGAGTTTGAACTAGGTCGGCAACTCTACGAGCGGTTACTGGAACGAACAACCCACGTGAAGGTTTGGATTTCTTACGCCAAGTTCGAAATGGCTGCCGAAATTGAGGACAACATCAATGTTCAACTGTCTCGTCGGGTCTATGAACGTGCAAATGACAGCTTGAAAAATGTCGCCGAGAAGGAATCCCGTGTGCTAGTATTAGAGGCTTGGCGAGATTTTGAAAAAGAACATGGTGACGCAGACAGTTTGCGAAAGGTGATGTTGAAAATGCCACGCAAGGTCAAAAAACGACAGAAGATTGTGTCCGAAAGCGGAGTGGAAGAAGGCTGGGAAGAGGTGTTTGATttcatctttcccgaggacgaAATGGCACGACCAAATCTTAAACTGCTTGCGGCAGCTAAGAATTGGAAAAAGCAAAAAGATGTCCCATCAGCCGTTCCAACCCCTCTAAGTTCTACTGCTGAAATTAACCCTGTAACTTCAAGCCCCGACAAAGACACAGCCAAACAACCAGAAGAGAGTTAA